Proteins encoded in a region of the Triticum dicoccoides isolate Atlit2015 ecotype Zavitan chromosome 3A, WEW_v2.0, whole genome shotgun sequence genome:
- the LOC119267798 gene encoding uncharacterized protein LOC119267798, whose translation MSGMKDANAAGHDNVGNSEPMDQSGDNAMPSAQQQEQVIKKKFGGLIPKKPPLISKDHERAYFDSADWALGKSGQQGVAKPKGPLEALRPKLQPTRQQQQRSRSSIYSSSENEDGDGAGSEDMNIN comes from the exons ATGTCGGGGATGAAGGACGCCAATGCTGCTGGGCATGATAATGTTGGAAATTCTGAACCTATGGACCAAAGTGGAGATAATGCCATGCCATCGGCTCAGCAACAG GAACAAGTAATCAAGAAGAAGTTTGGAGGACTAATTCCTAAAAAGCCACCGCTCATCTCAAAG GATCACGAGCGGGCCTATTTTGACTCTGCTGATTGGGCTCTCGGAAAG TCTGGACAGCAAGGTGTTGCAAAACCCAAAGGACCGCTCGAGGCACTCAGGCCAAAGTTGCAG CCCACACGACAACAGCAACAGCGTTCAAGGAGCTCTATCTACAGTTCATCCGAAAACGAGG ATGGAGATGGCGCTGGGTCGGAGGACATGAATATCAACTGA